The window TGAGGTGAAGCTGGCGACCCCGGACGGCACAATCGAACTGGTCGATATCCAGACAGACGGCATTTCGCCCGGCCCGGGAGCGACAGTGAAAAATCTCGCGACAGGCGGGTTTATCAGACCGCCAGTGCTGCCGCCGTTTACCTGTGAAGAAGAGCCGGTGGGAGCATTGCAGAATGGTCTTTTTGCCTGCGAGACACCTGTGTTCGAGGTGAAGAAACGGCTTGCCTACTCGAGCTGTGAACCCGTATTCCTTACCCTTACCATTTGCGACCGCTGTGATGACATTGTCGACAGTGCCGCGTTTATCGATGATGTCCAGATTACCTTCGAGGACAAGCCCGGAATTCTCTTTACCTCACCCAGTTTGACCGGGGGGCAGCCGATTCCCTGCGAGATGTACGATTCCACCTGGATCAAGAAGGGCCGGTAACGACCGTTCAATCGCTGAAAATTGAAGAGGCCGCTTCATGCGGCCTCTTTTTTATTCCCCTGATCTTATTTCTTCCGCAATAACAAAGGAAGGACGGTGCTTTACCTCTTCGAATATCCTCGCGATATATTCTCCGATGATACCGAGGCCGATCATAAGGATGCTGCCTATGAAAAGCATAATGAGGATTACTGTGGTGAACCCTTCAACAGCCCTTCCGCTCAGCTTCACATAGACCGTTTGGGCCCCGAGCAGGAAACTGAAGATGAACGTGAATATGCCGAGCAGGGTCACGATATGCAGGGGGAGTGAGGAAAACGAGGTGAGCGCGGTGACTGCGAGGTCAAAACGCTTGAGGAAAGAAAAGCGGGGTTTGCCGGTCTCTCTCTCATCAGGGCTGAAAGAAATCCGGGCGGTTCTGAATCCCAGATACGGAATAAGAGTCCGGAAAAACCTTCCCTTTTCGTGCAGTGACAGGTAGGCGTTGATCACCTTTCTGTCAAGCAGTTTGAAATCGGTGTCTTGTCTGAGGTCGAACCCCGAGACCATCCTCAGTGTGCGATAAAACAGCATGCTGCCGAATCTGTTCAGCGCCGACTCCCGCTGGCGCCTGATCTTGACACCCTCAACAACCTCATACCCGCCATTTTCCCACTGGGAAAGCATCTGCGGCAGAAGGTCAGGCGGATGCTGGAGGTCTGCATCCATGACGATGGCAGCGTCTCCCCTGGCACAGCTCAGGCCTGCCTGAATAGCCGCCTCCTTTCCGAAATTGCGGGTGAAACGTATCGCTCTGATAAGAGAGCGGGTAGATGAATACTGTTTCAGAAGTTCCCATGTGTTGTCCCGTGAACCATCGTCAATAAGGATGAGTTCATGAGAGTACCCTGTTGCAGAGAGGATTCTGGAGGTATTTTCCATCACATCCCGGATGGATGCCGCCTCATTGAAGACTGGAATTATGACCGATATTTTGATTACCATAGCATTGACTGTGTGTACCCATTATATCACAGCAAAACAGCACTGGACACATGAGAAGCAATTGAGATGAGAGGTGAAACAGGGAGAACCGGAAAACTGCTCCGCGGGGGCGCGGGTATTCTTCTCGCATCTTCGGTAATCGGGATGTTGTATGTCCCCCTGCTGTCCGGATATTTCTCTTCAGACGATATGTCATGGATCTGGTTTGCCGCAACGAAGTCGGTCGGCGAAATTTTGTTCAGCCCTGAAGATTACCGGGCAATAGGCTCAAGTAATTTCACTCCCATGCTCGGGCTGTCGTTCAAGCTCGACTGGATTCTTTCCGGAATCGATCCCCGCGGATACCTGCTCCATAATCTCTTCGCGGTGGTCGCTGCAGGGACTGCCCTCTTTATGGTGTTGCGGCTGTATGCCGGGCAGCTGACCGCGTTTGCCGGAGCAGTACTGTATCTGCTCAATCCTGTCGTGCTGTCGGTATACAGCTGGTCTTCGACGAGGCATTATAGTGAGGGCATGTTCTTCGCCCTCCTCGCAGTATATGTTGCCATCAGGGCGGAAAGGGTCGGCAAAGTCTCTGCTGCCGGCGGGATTCTGTACCTGCTGGCAGCATTATGCAAGGAAATATACATCCTGCTGCCCGCAGTGATATTCATCGTCTGCAGGGGCGGGTTCATGCAGAGGGTGAAAGCGACACTTCCGATGTGGACCGGCCTTGGCGTATACGCGGTATGGAGGGTGGTGATGCTCGGCGGAACCGGAGGCTATCCGTTTGGGGGCGTTACCGGTATCAGGGATGTGGCCGAAGGCATGGGGAATTCCGTGCATGTCCTTTCCGTGTTTCTCTTCGGGAATTTCTCTCTCCTGTTTTTTCCGTTGATCGGGATTATTCTGATAACTGCCGGCCGGAAACAGCTCCTGCAATCTGCCGGTATCGCCGCGGTTCTTTTTCTCCCGATCGTGCCGGTGCTCAGCCTTATCGATCTGAACCACTCATGGGCAAGATACTTTTTCCATCTCTCCGTGTTTCTCACGGTCTCCGGTCTGCTCTGGGGCAATACCATGCTTCGGCAGCGCGGATGGAAAGGCATCATGGTCGTCATTCTGCTCATCATTACGGTCCCGGTTTTTTTGCTAAGAGGTTTTCATTTGAAAAACCTCCTGAGCGAAGGGAGCAGCATTTCGAGAGCTGCGGCGGAAGAGTTTATCTTTTCGGAAAAACCGTATGTCGTATCGCGTCAGCCGGTATGGTTTTATGACGGGCTGAGAGATATCTATCAGTACCTGTTTCACAGGACAATACTTACGAAGGTTATCCCCGAAGAGAATCTGCAGAGCTATCTGTCTGAGGAGAGAAAAGAAGAAATTGCGCTGTCCGGTTATTCTCTGCCTGTGACAAAGGCGCAGGATGTCAGGCCTGATGCCATAGGCGGCAGAATGAGTGTGGAGGGATATCGATTCACCTGGGACTTTGATGGATATGGGGACGGAACGTATCTCATTATCATGGGAAAGGAAAGCGGTCTTTATACGTTTGGGACACCCGTAAAACGCAGAGGGACATATCTGTTTGGCAGGTATTATCCCGGAGACAGACCACAGGTCTTCTATCTGAGGGCCGTGTACAGGTCACCGGACGGGTGGGAAGCACTCTCCCCCGAATTCAGCATTGAGATACCGGGAGACCGCAGTATCAGACTGCAACGGAACGAACAGATGGGCAGTCTGCCGGATACCATGACAGGACGGCATCCTCTGGCATGCCTCCTTTTTCTGCAGTATCATTCTGTGCAGGAAGCGGGTCAATATGGCGGCGTCTGAGCAGCAGAGCAGAAAACTCTACTCTCTGGACTATGCGAGAGGTGTTGCGGTGTTACTGGTTTCGACCGGCCATTTCTTCGATCTGCATCCATCTGCGTATGAGTCTGTGAATATCATAAGAAGATCCATCTCATTTTCCGGACTCCCCCTGTTTTTCGTCCTGAGCGGTTTCCTGCTGACACGACAGATGGTGTTTTACCGGGAAAAGTATGCCGGGACAGGCCGCGCGGGTCTCTGGAAGATGTTCTTTATGAATCGGCTGCTGAGGATATACCCGGCATATCTTGTTTCCCTGCTCGTCCTGGGAATGCTCAACGCACATTCCCCCTTCGATATCCTTACCCATGCCTTCAACATCCACAATTTTTTTGTGGACCATATCATGTCCATCAATCCCGTGTACTGGACTCTTGCGGTCGAATTTCAATGGTATCTTGCATTCCCTTTTCTCTTCATCATGTTTTCGGCGAAAAGGAGTCTGTTCAGGGATATGATGCTGCTGCTGTTTCTGTTCTCTCTCGGGTTTCTGTGGAGGCAATATATGATCAGTCAGTTCCTGCACGGACTTATTTCGTATGATGAGCTTTTTCTGTTCGGACACGGCCAGCTTATCGCTCATGCCTTTGCCTTTTGTCTCGGGATCGCACTCTTCTATTTCTTCATGCATACGGAAAATCGTGCGCACCGTTCTGACGGGATCGCATTGTCCGCAGGTATCGTGCTTTGTCTGATCGGCGGATCCATCACCCTGTGGGGACTCGAAAGTCCTTCAACTATGTACGGTGTGCACCTGAACCTCGGTTCTTTCTTTTTTCTGCCCCTCGGCTCTTGTCTCATGCTGTACTATATGGTGATGAATGAACCCCGGTTCACCGGAGGGAAAAAATATTTCACTTCTTTTGTGAAATGGATAGGGATAATAAGTTACAGCTTATACTTATGGCATTATCCGGTCATACTGAAGCTCCATGGCACGTCGCAGAATGTGGTACTCGACTTTATGGTCGCGTTTTCTGCCGCAATCGGGTTGTCAGCGGTTTCGTATTTGGTGATCGAAAAGTATTTTATACAGTTCAAGCGGGTTTTTATGCGCAGGCTTTTGGCGAAAGATTGAGATTGCTGGTATCGTGACGATATGGGAAAAGATATTGGGGAACTGAATAGGGGCACGGGGATTCTTCTCCTGTGTCCTTCCTGTCATGCGCACCTTTCCAGGGACGAAAGTGTTCTTGAGTGCGGCGGATGCAGGCGAAAATACCATATTTCTGAGGGTATCCCGAATTTTCTGAAGGACTCTGAACAGGAGGCGGTCATTTTCTATGAGAACTGGCACAGAGATCCGCATAAGGTATACAACCTGAGCGGGATAGGCAGGGTGATAAAGGAATCTCCATGTATCAAAAAATATTCCCGGTTTTTCAAGTATCTGCTTTATACCCAGTTCAAACGCGAGAGATTCTTCGGGACAGTAGCAAATATGCTCAGGAGGAGGTATCGTGAACCCCGTATACTTGATCTGGGATGCGGCGGCGGTAACCCCGAGTTGCTGAACGCAGGCGTTCTTTACGGAGTAGATTATTCTCCGACCAGCTTGAAATACAGTCTTGCAAGGCAGTCGTATGCGATGCTGATAAACTGCAATGCAGCGCAACTTCCATTCGAGGCAGAAACATTTGATTGTCTGGTGAGCAGCGATTTCATCGGGCATGTCCCCCCGCAGGAGAAGGAGAAATTGTTCTCCGAGATGAGCCGGGTACTGAAAAAGGGGGGACTATGCGCCCATGTGATTGAGACCGACAGCGACAATTTCGTAAAGGAGTTTGCAAAGAAATATCCTGATTTGTATCACAGGTATTTCATCGAAGGCATAGGGGGACATTATGGTCTCGAGATGCCAGCCGTCGTCCTGCAGAGATTTCGTGCGGCGGGGCTCCAGCCGCTGAAGGTCAGAAAATACTATAGCTATATATGGGATATCGAATCATTTATCGCACTCTTTGACAATGAATACCGGAAAAACTCCTTTCTTTTGCGGGGTGTTCTCTCCTGCTACAAACTCCTCTGCAAAAACATCACTACGAAGGTAATCGCGACCATGTTCCTGGGGTTCTTCTCTTATCTGACGGATCTCGTAAGCCCTCTGAATAAAGCGGAGGGAATAATGGTCATATGCACGAAAATAACCAAAGATACTCTGTCCTCAGGATAATCAGAAAAAATCATGAATACTATGGGATAGGGCGGAACTTTCCGGGGGGATACTCTCCTGATCGGGTCAGGGC is drawn from Nitrospirota bacterium and contains these coding sequences:
- a CDS encoding acyltransferase; the protein is MAASEQQSRKLYSLDYARGVAVLLVSTGHFFDLHPSAYESVNIIRRSISFSGLPLFFVLSGFLLTRQMVFYREKYAGTGRAGLWKMFFMNRLLRIYPAYLVSLLVLGMLNAHSPFDILTHAFNIHNFFVDHIMSINPVYWTLAVEFQWYLAFPFLFIMFSAKRSLFRDMMLLLFLFSLGFLWRQYMISQFLHGLISYDELFLFGHGQLIAHAFAFCLGIALFYFFMHTENRAHRSDGIALSAGIVLCLIGGSITLWGLESPSTMYGVHLNLGSFFFLPLGSCLMLYYMVMNEPRFTGGKKYFTSFVKWIGIISYSLYLWHYPVILKLHGTSQNVVLDFMVAFSAAIGLSAVSYLVIEKYFIQFKRVFMRRLLAKD
- a CDS encoding methyltransferase domain-containing protein is translated as MGKDIGELNRGTGILLLCPSCHAHLSRDESVLECGGCRRKYHISEGIPNFLKDSEQEAVIFYENWHRDPHKVYNLSGIGRVIKESPCIKKYSRFFKYLLYTQFKRERFFGTVANMLRRRYREPRILDLGCGGGNPELLNAGVLYGVDYSPTSLKYSLARQSYAMLINCNAAQLPFEAETFDCLVSSDFIGHVPPQEKEKLFSEMSRVLKKGGLCAHVIETDSDNFVKEFAKKYPDLYHRYFIEGIGGHYGLEMPAVVLQRFRAAGLQPLKVRKYYSYIWDIESFIALFDNEYRKNSFLLRGVLSCYKLLCKNITTKVIATMFLGFFSYLTDLVSPLNKAEGIMVICTKITKDTLSSG
- a CDS encoding glycosyltransferase family 2 protein, which codes for MVIKISVIIPVFNEAASIRDVMENTSRILSATGYSHELILIDDGSRDNTWELLKQYSSTRSLIRAIRFTRNFGKEAAIQAGLSCARGDAAIVMDADLQHPPDLLPQMLSQWENGGYEVVEGVKIRRQRESALNRFGSMLFYRTLRMVSGFDLRQDTDFKLLDRKVINAYLSLHEKGRFFRTLIPYLGFRTARISFSPDERETGKPRFSFLKRFDLAVTALTSFSSLPLHIVTLLGIFTFIFSFLLGAQTVYVKLSGRAVEGFTTVILIMLFIGSILMIGLGIIGEYIARIFEEVKHRPSFVIAEEIRSGE